From the Pedobacter cryoconitis genome, one window contains:
- a CDS encoding efflux RND transporter periplasmic adaptor subunit, with product MNLRNNRQSYLTGIAMAIIGITASCKQQIAKEPAANYTMKGDVITVPDNSVLKGKLKIIDVDTESYSMKMMTAGTVKAIPTQFAEIAPPFQGRVTKSYLKLGLKTTPETPLFEISSPDFIAAQKVFFQEKSQMQQAERTLKRQKDLMANGVGVMKDLEEAQTAYDVEKKEYENAVMGIKIFKANPEKLSLGQALVVHAPIVGEVIENKVVLGQFIKDDAASVATVANLSKVWIVGQVKEKDIRYIHEKDECEIEVAAFPGKKIKGKVYHVNEIVDEDTRSVQVLIECNNSDHTLKPGMYVSVNFIDAPASVIMIPLKAILQMNEANFVFVVNPDGKYIKRKVETGGTDGDRVVIKSGLAKGERIVSEGGFYLLEAK from the coding sequence ATGAACTTAAGAAATAATCGTCAGTCGTATTTGACTGGCATTGCCATGGCCATTATAGGGATAACTGCTTCCTGCAAACAGCAAATAGCTAAAGAACCTGCTGCTAATTACACTATGAAAGGTGATGTTATTACTGTACCGGACAACTCAGTACTGAAGGGTAAACTTAAAATTATAGATGTTGATACTGAGTCTTATAGCATGAAAATGATGACTGCCGGAACAGTAAAAGCAATTCCCACCCAATTCGCCGAAATTGCACCGCCCTTTCAAGGCAGAGTGACTAAAAGCTACCTCAAATTGGGATTAAAAACAACGCCCGAAACTCCTTTATTTGAAATCAGTTCTCCGGATTTTATTGCTGCACAAAAAGTGTTTTTTCAGGAGAAATCACAGATGCAGCAGGCGGAAAGAACTTTGAAACGCCAGAAGGATCTGATGGCCAATGGGGTAGGTGTAATGAAAGATTTAGAAGAAGCACAAACTGCCTATGATGTTGAAAAAAAGGAATATGAAAATGCAGTTATGGGCATCAAAATATTTAAGGCAAATCCAGAAAAATTGTCTTTAGGTCAGGCGCTGGTTGTACATGCTCCAATTGTTGGTGAAGTCATTGAAAATAAAGTGGTTTTAGGTCAGTTTATTAAAGACGATGCAGCCAGTGTAGCTACGGTTGCTAATCTGAGTAAAGTATGGATTGTGGGCCAGGTTAAGGAAAAAGATATCCGATATATTCATGAAAAAGATGAATGTGAGATTGAGGTGGCCGCATTTCCTGGTAAAAAAATCAAGGGAAAAGTCTACCATGTCAATGAAATTGTAGACGAAGATACCCGTAGTGTACAGGTTCTGATCGAATGTAACAACAGCGATCATACTCTTAAACCGGGAATGTATGTTTCTGTGAACTTTATCGATGCACCTGCTTCAGTTATTATGATCCCGCTGAAAGCAATCCTGCAAATGAATGAGGCAAATTTTGTTTTCGTGGTTAACCCAGACGGTAAATATATCAAAAGGAAAGTAGAAACAGGCGGTACAGATGGAGATCGTGTTGTCATTAAAAGTGGTCTGGCCAAAGGCGAAAGGATCGTATCAGAGGGTGGTTTCTATTTATTAGAAGCTAAGTAA
- the mgtA gene encoding magnesium-translocating P-type ATPase: protein MTIVKEGLKKRVLPDSKKIMSNGSDEAAATKIHNVSRSDQDFYLAMLDSSMEGLSAMQAKERLNSFGLNEVHHEKAPAWIKQLFQAFINPFIGILLIIAIISFILDVWLASPGEADYKTVTMVGIMVMASSLLRFFQEYRSNRAAEQLKSMVKTTATVVRKIAGKKEVDIKKLVPGDLIMLSAGDMIPADCRVVQSKDLFVSQSMLTGESLPVEKRSLTVRNAEEKPLVELDNICFMGTNVVSGYATAIVVNTGNQTYFGSLSKVIVGKRAETNFDKGVNKVSYLLISFMVVMVPLIFLINGLVKGNWWDALLFAIAVAVGLTPEMLPMIVTANLAKGALNMSKHKVIIKRLNAIQNIGAMDVLCTDKTGTLTMDKIVLERHLNIFGQEDEEVLKWAYLNSFHQTGLKNLLDVAVLEHVELHDYLKVEEHFLKVDEIPFDFHRRRMSVILKQRNGKHLLICKGAVEEMLDLCSHAFDPGDDKKLHIESDKVIPMDTAMRNMILQTSKKLNAEGLRVLLVAIREFDDRALNYGVEDEKNMILTGFIGFLDPAKPSAKIAIEALQKLGVSIKVLTGDNEIVTKKICRDVGIPFSKILLGAEVEKMTDAELQEQVGEVSILAKLSPVQKSRVVKMLQAKGHTVGFMGDGINDAVALRDADVGISVDTAVDIAKESADIILLEKDLMVLRKGVIYGRRTFGNIIKYIKMTASSNFGNMFSMLGASAFLPFLPMLPVQILVQNLLYDVSQISIPWDKMDEEFIEQPKKWDASGIKRFMIYIGPISSIFDYAMFAVMFYVFKANSPEHQSLFQSGWFIEGLLSQTLIVHMIRTRKIPFIQSWATTPVVALTSLIMVIGILIPFSPFAGALKMEQLPLSYFPWLIGILACYCLLTQLIKGWYIKRFNQWL, encoded by the coding sequence ATGACTATCGTAAAAGAAGGATTAAAAAAAAGAGTCCTGCCTGACAGCAAAAAAATCATGTCTAATGGCAGCGACGAGGCTGCCGCAACTAAAATTCATAATGTTTCCCGCTCAGACCAGGACTTTTATCTGGCTATGCTGGATAGCTCCATGGAGGGATTGTCTGCTATGCAGGCCAAGGAGAGATTAAACAGTTTTGGTTTGAACGAGGTGCATCATGAAAAAGCTCCAGCGTGGATTAAACAGCTGTTTCAGGCATTTATAAATCCATTTATTGGTATCCTGCTCATTATTGCAATCATCTCTTTTATTCTGGATGTCTGGTTGGCCAGCCCGGGTGAAGCCGATTACAAAACAGTTACGATGGTTGGTATTATGGTGATGGCCAGCTCATTGTTAAGGTTTTTTCAGGAATACCGGAGCAACCGTGCGGCCGAACAGCTTAAAAGTATGGTGAAAACTACAGCGACCGTGGTACGGAAAATTGCTGGAAAAAAAGAAGTGGATATTAAAAAATTAGTACCGGGAGATTTAATTATGCTGTCCGCTGGTGATATGATCCCGGCAGATTGCAGGGTTGTCCAGTCAAAGGATCTTTTTGTAAGCCAGTCCATGCTGACCGGAGAGTCCTTACCTGTAGAAAAAAGAAGTCTTACGGTCCGCAATGCAGAAGAAAAACCACTGGTAGAATTAGATAATATCTGTTTTATGGGAACAAATGTCGTGAGTGGTTATGCGACTGCGATTGTTGTAAATACAGGCAATCAAACCTATTTTGGTTCACTGAGCAAAGTAATTGTAGGTAAACGTGCGGAAACAAACTTTGATAAAGGTGTTAATAAAGTAAGTTATCTGCTCATCAGCTTTATGGTGGTGATGGTACCGCTGATTTTCCTGATCAATGGGTTAGTTAAAGGGAACTGGTGGGATGCACTGCTTTTTGCAATCGCCGTTGCGGTTGGATTAACACCAGAAATGCTGCCGATGATTGTGACCGCAAATCTTGCTAAAGGCGCGCTTAATATGAGTAAGCACAAAGTGATTATTAAAAGGCTCAATGCCATCCAGAATATCGGGGCAATGGATGTACTGTGTACAGATAAAACAGGTACACTCACTATGGACAAGATTGTCCTGGAAAGACACTTGAATATCTTCGGACAAGAGGATGAAGAAGTACTCAAATGGGCCTATCTCAATAGCTTTCATCAAACGGGACTAAAAAACCTGCTCGATGTTGCTGTACTGGAGCATGTTGAACTGCATGATTATCTGAAAGTTGAGGAGCATTTTTTAAAAGTTGATGAAATCCCATTTGATTTCCATCGGCGCAGAATGTCTGTAATACTTAAACAGCGCAATGGTAAACATTTATTGATTTGTAAAGGAGCTGTAGAAGAAATGCTTGATCTCTGTAGTCATGCTTTTGATCCCGGAGATGATAAAAAACTGCATATTGAATCTGATAAAGTCATTCCTATGGATACAGCCATGCGGAATATGATCCTTCAGACCTCAAAAAAACTCAATGCAGAAGGACTTCGGGTATTGCTTGTTGCTATCCGTGAATTTGACGACCGTGCGCTGAACTATGGCGTAGAGGATGAAAAAAACATGATCCTTACCGGTTTTATTGGCTTCCTTGATCCAGCTAAACCTTCAGCCAAAATCGCTATTGAAGCGCTTCAGAAATTAGGGGTGAGCATCAAAGTTTTGACCGGGGATAATGAGATTGTTACTAAAAAAATCTGCCGTGACGTTGGTATTCCTTTTAGTAAAATCCTGTTGGGTGCGGAAGTGGAGAAAATGACCGATGCAGAATTACAGGAACAAGTAGGAGAGGTTTCTATCCTGGCCAAATTAAGTCCGGTTCAAAAGTCGCGGGTGGTTAAAATGTTGCAGGCAAAAGGCCACACCGTAGGCTTTATGGGTGATGGTATCAATGATGCTGTAGCACTTAGAGATGCCGATGTAGGGATCAGTGTAGATACAGCGGTAGATATTGCCAAAGAAAGTGCCGATATCATTTTGCTGGAAAAAGACCTGATGGTTTTGAGAAAAGGGGTGATCTATGGCCGCAGAACTTTTGGTAATATTATCAAATATATCAAAATGACTGCCAGCAGTAATTTCGGTAATATGTTCAGCATGTTAGGTGCAAGTGCCTTTCTGCCATTCCTGCCAATGCTCCCTGTGCAAATTCTGGTTCAGAATCTCTTGTACGATGTTTCACAGATCTCCATCCCATGGGATAAAATGGATGAAGAGTTTATCGAACAACCTAAAAAATGGGATGCATCCGGAATTAAGAGGTTCATGATTTATATAGGCCCGATCAGCTCAATATTTGATTATGCCATGTTCGCAGTGATGTTTTATGTTTTCAAAGCGAATAGTCCTGAACATCAAAGCTTATTTCAAAGTGGATGGTTTATCGAAGGGTTATTGTCCCAGACACTGATTGTACATATGATCCGGACGCGTAAAATCCCATTTATTCAGAGCTGGGCAACCACACCAGTAGTCGCTTTGACCTCGCTGATTATGGTTATCGGGATCCTTATACCGTTTTCACCATTTGCAGGTGCATTAAAGATGGAACAATTGCCACTGAGCTATTTTCCATGGCTGATTGGAATTCTGGCTTGCTACTGTCTGCTTACGCAACTTATTAAAGGATGGTACATTAAAAGATTTAACCAATGGCTGTAA
- a CDS encoding manganese efflux pump, translated as MTFLLLKCGIIQYAILFIAIGITADNLMIAKLTGKTVSIISRANWILILLLLFITQNQMLLWGRWITSWAPSLTTNQKDWLALGLLISIGAKMYKDHFQNKKDATTINYTANNILLLAFSSAMYLFVFGMAIQWLDRTEDNINILFPVFILLFLGIGVWLGKTHHHKLIYTLRTLCTCLMMVGVVVLLFKLI; from the coding sequence ATGACCTTTCTACTATTAAAATGCGGCATTATACAATATGCAATCTTATTTATTGCAATTGGGATCACTGCCGACAACCTGATGATTGCAAAATTAACAGGTAAAACAGTCTCAATAATCAGCCGGGCAAATTGGATACTGATCTTATTATTGCTGTTTATAACCCAAAATCAGATGCTGCTGTGGGGAAGGTGGATCACCAGCTGGGCACCTTCTCTAACTACAAATCAAAAGGATTGGCTTGCACTCGGACTGCTGATTTCTATCGGGGCAAAGATGTATAAAGATCATTTTCAAAACAAGAAAGATGCAACTACTATCAATTATACAGCAAATAATATATTGCTGCTGGCCTTCAGCTCGGCGATGTACCTTTTCGTTTTCGGAATGGCGATTCAATGGCTTGATAGAACAGAAGACAATATAAATATCCTGTTCCCGGTCTTCATTCTGCTGTTTTTAGGCATAGGTGTATGGTTGGGTAAAACGCATCATCACAAACTAATCTATACACTGCGTACACTTTGCACCTGCCTGATGATGGTGGGAGTGGTTGTACTCCTGTTCAAATTGATATAA
- a CDS encoding MgtC/SapB family protein — protein MVMTIIEFTLRLAIAFLLGAAIGTERQWRQRMAGLRTNMLVCLGACMFVSLGVKVGGDASGRVISYVVSGIGFLGAGVIMKDGLNVRGLNTAATLWCSAAVGASCGLGFIPEAAIVTTFVILTHVIMRPVGIKLSRLPLKSTRIPVAYLLIIKCRQDVENHLRVLLLQFTSNDDKLLLRSLKSTDDGDPSKAVIVAEILANSSEDAIMERIAGRLTIEHEVSEVSWNRAGDENDL, from the coding sequence ATGGTCATGACAATAATTGAATTTACACTAAGACTTGCCATTGCCTTTTTGCTGGGAGCAGCAATTGGGACTGAGCGCCAGTGGAGACAACGAATGGCCGGGTTAAGGACAAATATGCTGGTTTGCTTAGGGGCTTGTATGTTCGTTTCCCTGGGGGTAAAAGTGGGTGGAGATGCTTCCGGAAGGGTAATTTCTTATGTAGTCAGTGGAATCGGTTTTCTGGGTGCAGGTGTCATTATGAAAGATGGCCTGAACGTAAGAGGACTAAATACAGCAGCTACTTTATGGTGTTCTGCCGCAGTTGGCGCGTCTTGCGGGTTAGGGTTTATTCCTGAGGCAGCAATCGTTACCACTTTTGTAATTCTGACACATGTAATCATGCGCCCGGTTGGCATAAAACTAAGCCGTTTACCACTAAAGAGTACCAGGATTCCCGTGGCTTATCTGTTGATTATCAAATGCAGACAGGATGTAGAGAATCATTTGAGAGTGCTGTTGCTGCAATTTACCAGTAATGATGATAAGTTATTGCTGAGATCACTTAAAAGTACAGATGATGGTGATCCGAGCAAGGCTGTAATTGTTGCAGAAATACTGGCTAACAGTAGTGAAGATGCAATTATGGAACGAATTGCAGGACGATTAACTATCGAACACGAGGTTTCTGAAGTCAGCTGGAACAGGGCTGGTGATGAGAACGACTTATAA